The Budorcas taxicolor isolate Tak-1 chromosome 5, Takin1.1, whole genome shotgun sequence genome includes a window with the following:
- the KRT8 gene encoding keratin, type II cytoskeletal 8 yields the protein MSIRVTQKSYKVSTSAPRSFSSRSYTSGPGSRISSSAFSRVGSGSSFRGGLGTSMSMAGSYGGAPGLGGITAVTVNQSLLSPLKLEVDPNIQAVRTQEKEQIKTLNNKFASFIDKVRHLEQQNKVLETKWNLLQQQKTARSNIDNMFESYINSLRRQLETLAQDKLKLEVELGNMQGLVEDFKTKYEDEIQKRTDMENEFVIIKKDVDEAYMNKVELESRLEGLTDEINFYRQLYEEEIREMQSQISDTSVVLSMDNNRNLDLDGIIAEVKAQYEEITNRSRAEAETMYQIKYEELQTLAGKHGDDLRRTKTEISEMNRNISRLQAEIEGLKGQRASLEAAIADAEQRGEMAVKDAQAKLAELEAALRNAKQDMARQLREYQELMNVKLALDVEIATYRKLLEGEESRLESGMQNMSIHTKTTSGYAGGLTSVYGTPGFNYSLSLASGGGPGSFSRTSSKAVVVKKIETRDGKLVSESSDVLSK from the exons ATGTCCATCAGGGTGACCCAGAAGTCCTACAAGGTGTCCACCTCTGCCCCCAGGTCCTTCAGCAGCCGCTCCTACACCAGCGGGCCCGGCTCCCGCATCAGCTCCTCGGCCTTTTCCCGAGTAGGCAGCGGCAGCAGCTTTCGGGGTGGCCTGGGCACCAGCATGAGTATGGCTGGAAGCTACGGCGGGGCCCCAGGTTTGGGGGGCATCACAGCTGTCACCGTGAACCAGAGCCTGCTGAGCCCCCTCAAGCTGGAGGTGGACCCCAACATCCAGGCCGTCCGCACCCAGGAGAAGGAGCAGATCAAGACCCTCAACAACAAATTTGCCTCCTTCATCGACAAG GTGCGGCACCTGGAGCAGCAGAACAAGGTTCTGGAGACCAAATGGAACCTCCTGCAGCAGCAGAAGACTGCCCGGAGCAACATAGACAACATGTTTGAGAGCTACATCAACAGCCTCCGTCGGCAGCTGGAAACTCTGGCCCAGGATAAGCTGAAGCTGGAAGTGGAGCTTGGCAACATGCAGGGGCTGGTGGAGGACTTCAAGACCAA GTATGAGGATGAAATCCAAAAGCGCACAGACATGGAGAATGAATTTGTCATCATCAAAAAG GATGTGGATGAAGCTTACATGAACAAGGTAGAGCTGGAGTCCCGCCTGGAAGGGCTGACTGATGAGATCAACTTCTACAGGCAACTGTATGAAGAG GAGATCCGTGAGATGCAGTCTCAGATTTCTGACACGTCCGTGGTCCTGTCCATGGACAACAACCGCAACCTGGACCTAGACGGCATCATCGCTGAGGTCAAGGCCCAGTATGAGGAGATCACCAACCGCAGCCGGGCGGAGGCCGAGACCATGTACCAAATCAAG TATGAGGAGCTGCAGACACTGGCTGGGAAGCACGGGGATGACCTTCGTCGCACGAAGACGGAGATTTCTGAGATGAACCGGAACATCAGCCGTCTCCAGGCTGAGATCGAGGGTCTCAAAGGCCAG agggcttccctggaggctgccATCGCTGACGCTGAGCAGCGTGGTGAGATGGCTGTCAAGGATGCTCAGGCCAAGCTGGCTGAGCTCGAGGCCGCTCTGAGGAACGCCAAGCAGGACATGGCACGGCAGCTGCGCGAGTACCAGGAGCTCATGAATGTCAAGCTGGCCCTGGACGTGGAAATTGCCACCTACAGGAAGCTGCTGGAGGGCGAGGAGAGCCG GCTGGAGTCTGGGATGCAGAACATGAGTATCCACACCAAGACCACCAGTGGCTACGCAG GTGGACTGACTTCGGTCTACGGGACCCCTGGCTTCAACTACAGCCTGAGCCTGGCCTCTGGTGGGGGCCCCGGCTCCTTCAGCCGCACCAGTTCCAAGGCTGTGGTTGTGAAGAAGATTGAGACCCGCGATGGGAAGCTGGTGTCTGAGTCCTCTGATGTCCTGTCCAAGTGA